The Halalkalicoccus subterraneus genome has a window encoding:
- a CDS encoding CopG family ribbon-helix-helix protein produces MTVVSVSMPEELLNRIDEFAGDHGYTGRSEVVREASRNLLGEFQDRELEGHDLMGVVTVLFDYETTSVEERMMRLRHEHESLVASNFHSHVGNHYCMELFVLEGDLETISQFVGKIRATGDILTVDYSVIPVDDFAAALSGS; encoded by the coding sequence ATGACAGTCGTCAGCGTCTCGATGCCCGAGGAGCTTCTGAACAGGATCGACGAGTTTGCGGGCGATCACGGCTACACCGGCCGCAGCGAGGTCGTCCGCGAGGCCTCGCGGAACTTGCTGGGGGAGTTCCAGGACAGGGAGTTGGAGGGTCACGACCTGATGGGTGTCGTGACCGTGCTGTTCGACTATGAGACGACCAGCGTCGAGGAGCGCATGATGCGTCTGCGCCACGAACACGAGTCGCTGGTCGCCTCGAACTTCCACAGCCACGTCGGGAACCACTACTGCATGGAACTGTTCGTCCTCGAGGGCGATCTGGAGACCATTTCACAGTTCGTCGGCAAGATCCGCGCGACTGGCGATATCCTCACGGTCGATTACTCGGTGATCCCGGTCGACGACTTCGCCGCGGCGCTTTCGGGGTCGTGA